A single genomic interval of Gammaproteobacteria bacterium harbors:
- a CDS encoding FAD-dependent oxidoreductase, producing the protein MKSQARVVVIGGGIGGCSALYHLTQEGWNDVVLVERDELTSGTTWHSAAQCPNLAFNQLLIGLRSYTIDLYKALAEDPEYPINYHYAVGGLRLITDQQQLDACHHIISVAEGMGVELELISPEQALEKNPLLETHDLLAALYDPRDGDIDPAQLCQALARRSRKAGAEIYRHNPVVGLTQQQNHEWIVHTRKGDICCEHIVNAAGYRANEVGALMGVEYPIVSMEHMYFVTEPINELMPPEQRVAMVRCPRDRFYLRQEKQGLLIGVYEHDCKTFGMEGIDPDFANALCPDDLDRCLPRLVHIFQRLPCLQKVGIQSIINGPITYTADAGPLVGKTPGMRNTWSINGLRVGIGEGGGYGKMLAQMMVHGETDWDCWQLDPRRINHCSTLEYTALKAIEDYQHEFQWHLPQEHRPAGRPLRTTPLYPVLQQQGAQFGVVNGWERVSFFKPTAEIVEQHGYRFNNWHAIVEREIESLCRGVGILELSGFNRYAISGPGARDWIDSLTCSRVPTQPGRVGLAYFLNRSGNLLAEATLALVEKDHLWYGSAAAAELHDWDWLHERLPPDSAIRIESLTNEHTTLVIAGPRSRELIEAVSPRMDWSKAAFPPMSVRQCLLGHFEVVVMSVSVCGELAYELHVPNQHLIGAYDLLQQLGASLGLGGFGMYALESMRLEKGYGHWKADLIDEYNPFEAGLERFVNLEKSFPGKEGLKTQIEAGNRRNRLVLEIECDTAPCQAGESVYCGNEVVGTITSAAWGFRVQKNLAMAYLRPEYSATESKLEVALLGHRYKARVAAENLAW; encoded by the coding sequence TTGCCGAGGATCCGGAATACCCGATCAATTATCACTACGCGGTTGGTGGTCTGCGCCTCATAACCGACCAGCAGCAGCTCGACGCCTGCCATCATATTATTTCGGTGGCGGAAGGTATGGGCGTCGAACTCGAGTTAATCAGCCCCGAACAGGCACTGGAGAAGAATCCCCTGCTCGAAACCCATGACCTGCTGGCCGCACTTTACGATCCGCGCGATGGCGACATCGATCCGGCGCAGCTGTGCCAGGCACTGGCACGACGCTCGCGCAAGGCCGGTGCCGAAATCTATCGGCACAATCCCGTTGTCGGCCTGACCCAGCAGCAAAACCACGAATGGATCGTGCATACCCGGAAAGGGGATATTTGCTGCGAGCACATCGTCAACGCCGCTGGGTACCGCGCCAATGAAGTCGGTGCGCTGATGGGCGTCGAGTACCCGATTGTATCGATGGAGCATATGTATTTCGTTACTGAGCCCATCAATGAACTGATGCCGCCCGAGCAACGAGTCGCCATGGTGCGCTGCCCGCGCGACCGGTTTTACCTGCGCCAGGAAAAGCAGGGTTTACTCATCGGTGTTTACGAGCATGACTGCAAGACTTTTGGCATGGAGGGGATCGATCCGGATTTCGCCAATGCCCTGTGCCCGGATGATCTCGATCGATGTTTGCCGAGGCTGGTGCATATTTTCCAGCGCTTACCCTGTTTGCAGAAAGTAGGGATTCAATCGATTATAAATGGCCCCATTACCTATACTGCCGATGCAGGACCTCTGGTCGGTAAAACACCGGGCATGCGCAATACCTGGTCTATCAACGGTTTGAGGGTCGGAATCGGCGAGGGCGGCGGTTACGGCAAGATGCTGGCGCAAATGATGGTGCATGGCGAAACTGACTGGGATTGCTGGCAGTTGGACCCGCGTCGTATCAATCACTGTTCGACCCTGGAATACACGGCCCTGAAAGCGATCGAGGATTACCAGCACGAGTTTCAGTGGCACTTGCCGCAAGAACACCGTCCCGCTGGAAGACCGCTCAGGACTACCCCGTTATACCCGGTTTTACAGCAACAGGGTGCCCAGTTCGGCGTGGTTAACGGCTGGGAGCGAGTTTCTTTTTTCAAACCAACAGCGGAAATCGTCGAACAACATGGCTATCGATTTAATAACTGGCATGCGATCGTCGAACGGGAAATCGAGTCCCTGTGTCGCGGTGTCGGCATCCTGGAGCTGTCCGGGTTTAATCGTTACGCGATAAGCGGGCCCGGTGCGCGCGACTGGATCGATAGCCTGACCTGTTCCAGGGTACCGACGCAACCGGGTAGGGTAGGCCTGGCGTACTTTCTAAACCGCAGCGGCAACCTGTTGGCCGAAGCGACGCTTGCCCTAGTCGAAAAAGATCATCTCTGGTATGGATCTGCTGCAGCTGCTGAATTGCACGATTGGGACTGGTTGCACGAACGATTGCCGCCGGATAGTGCGATTAGAATCGAATCGTTAACTAACGAGCATACGACCCTTGTGATAGCCGGCCCCAGATCGCGCGAGTTAATCGAAGCGGTCAGCCCGCGCATGGACTGGAGCAAGGCAGCCTTTCCGCCAATGAGTGTGCGTCAATGTCTGCTCGGTCACTTCGAAGTAGTCGTGATGTCGGTCAGTGTTTGCGGCGAACTGGCTTACGAATTACACGTCCCGAATCAGCATTTAATCGGTGCTTACGATCTGTTGCAGCAACTCGGGGCATCGTTGGGTCTGGGCGGATTCGGTATGTATGCACTGGAATCGATGCGCCTCGAGAAGGGCTATGGGCATTGGAAGGCTGACTTGATTGACGAGTACAATCCCTTCGAGGCCGGACTGGAACGCTTTGTTAACCTGGAGAAATCGTTTCCCGGTAAGGAAGGCCTGAAGACTCAGATTGAAGCTGGCAACCGCCGCAATCGGTTAGTGCTCGAGATTGAATGCGATACGGCGCCATGCCAGGCGGGGGAATCGGTTTACTGCGGTAACGAGGTGGTTGGCACCATCACCTCGGCAGCCTGGGGTTTCAGAGTGCAGAAAAACCTGGCGATGGCTTACCTTAGGCCGGAATACTCTGCGACTGAAAGCAAGCTGGAAGTCGCGTTGCTTGGACATCGCTATAAGGCTCGTGTTGCAGCCGAAAACCTGGCCTGGTAA
- a CDS encoding mandelate racemase/muconate lactonizing enzyme family protein, which yields MRIAELHIYQKDLQLKRPYTMAGTALHALDSTIVKLVCDNGLVGWGETCPVGPTYQPEHAKGARAALAQMAPAMIGESALTPLLLRRRMDAHLNGHNQAKAAIDIALMDLIGKHHKMRVCDLLGGAITEKVPSYYAIGIASPEDSVRQAREKADEGFPRLQIKCGGRDIDEDIAVIHKVWEAVGNRVRLAIDANRSLTARDTLLLSLSCRQIPVVIEQPCNTMEEIASIRAQIHHPVYLDENTETINDVLRAISLGICDGFGLKLTRLGGLNAIATVRDICTARSMPHSCDDTSGGDIIAAACAHVGATVDPGLLEGVWIGAPYYQEHYDPENGIQVKNGYINLPQALGLGVTPDESRIGKLSASFS from the coding sequence ATGCGCATTGCTGAACTTCATATCTACCAGAAAGACCTGCAATTGAAGCGGCCCTACACGATGGCGGGAACCGCACTGCATGCACTCGATTCGACCATTGTCAAACTGGTTTGTGATAACGGCCTCGTGGGCTGGGGCGAAACCTGTCCCGTCGGTCCGACCTACCAGCCGGAACATGCCAAGGGTGCCAGGGCTGCCCTGGCACAAATGGCCCCGGCGATGATCGGTGAATCAGCACTTACGCCCCTGCTGTTAAGACGTCGCATGGATGCACACCTGAATGGCCACAACCAGGCCAAGGCGGCTATCGATATCGCGCTGATGGACTTGATCGGCAAACACCACAAAATGCGCGTCTGCGATTTACTTGGCGGTGCCATCACCGAGAAAGTTCCCTCGTATTATGCAATCGGCATCGCGTCGCCGGAGGACAGCGTCAGGCAGGCAAGGGAAAAAGCAGATGAAGGCTTCCCGCGCTTGCAAATCAAATGCGGAGGCCGCGACATCGATGAAGATATTGCCGTCATTCACAAGGTCTGGGAAGCGGTAGGCAACCGGGTTCGACTGGCGATCGACGCAAATCGCAGTTTGACCGCGCGTGACACCCTGCTGCTCAGCCTGTCCTGCAGACAGATTCCAGTCGTCATCGAGCAACCCTGCAACACGATGGAAGAAATTGCCTCGATACGCGCCCAGATACACCATCCGGTTTACCTCGATGAAAACACCGAAACTATCAACGATGTGCTGCGCGCAATCTCTCTCGGAATTTGCGATGGCTTCGGCCTCAAGCTGACCAGGCTGGGTGGATTGAACGCAATTGCAACGGTACGTGACATTTGCACGGCGCGCTCGATGCCGCACTCATGCGACGACACCTCGGGTGGCGACATCATCGCTGCAGCCTGCGCCCATGTCGGAGCAACCGTGGATCCCGGGTTACTCGAAGGCGTCTGGATCGGCGCACCCTATTACCAGGAGCATTATGATCCCGAGAATGGTATCCAGGTTAAGAACGGATACATCAACCTGCCGCAAGCGCTCGGTCTCGGTGTCACCCCCGATGAAAGCCGTATCGGAAAGCTATCGGCATCATTTAGTTAG
- a CDS encoding DMT family transporter, protein MEFNNLKAALFVVIAMSMITTNDAIVKHITQVFNVGQVMFLRGALICIIFASVMTLRRQPVFNRRSLHRWNLLRALFELGATLAFLTGLSMLPIAVASTLGFASPIFLALLAATILKENVSLDRWIVILVGFGGVILITNPFSETASWAVIFPIICAFFVALRDIAIRYVPAEIPSSQVAFTNAWIVMLGGGIYSIYQGWGEADLHWYLWFIGLGGALYCGYLFLIIGSRLGELSFIGPFKYVSILIALIYGYLIWGDQPTLAMLAGASLIVISGIILVSSEKRRNRSTVLTSETQ, encoded by the coding sequence GTGGAATTCAACAACCTCAAGGCTGCGCTATTCGTGGTCATCGCAATGTCGATGATTACCACCAATGATGCCATCGTAAAACACATCACGCAGGTTTTTAATGTCGGGCAGGTCATGTTTTTGCGAGGTGCATTGATCTGCATAATCTTCGCGAGCGTGATGACGCTTCGTAGGCAACCTGTTTTCAATCGCCGCAGCCTGCATCGCTGGAACCTGCTGCGCGCCTTGTTTGAACTGGGCGCTACCCTCGCCTTCCTGACCGGCCTGTCCATGTTACCCATCGCAGTGGCATCAACCCTGGGCTTTGCCTCACCCATATTTCTGGCACTTCTGGCGGCAACCATACTGAAGGAAAACGTAAGTCTGGATCGATGGATCGTTATTCTGGTCGGCTTTGGTGGCGTGATACTGATCACCAATCCGTTTTCCGAGACGGCTTCATGGGCGGTTATATTTCCGATCATCTGTGCTTTTTTCGTGGCGTTACGCGATATCGCGATTCGCTACGTACCCGCTGAAATCCCCTCATCGCAGGTTGCGTTCACCAATGCCTGGATTGTCATGCTGGGTGGTGGAATCTATTCGATTTACCAGGGATGGGGCGAAGCCGACCTGCATTGGTACCTGTGGTTTATTGGACTTGGAGGGGCACTCTATTGTGGATACCTGTTCCTGATCATCGGTAGCCGCCTCGGCGAATTGTCCTTCATCGGCCCGTTTAAATACGTCAGCATCCTGATTGCCCTTATCTACGGTTACCTGATCTGGGGTGACCAACCCACTTTGGCGATGCTTGCGGGTGCCAGCCTAATCGTAATTTCGGGTATCATACTGGTATCCAGCGAAAAACGACGCAACCGCAGTACAGTCCTGACATCGGAAACCCAATAA
- a CDS encoding alpha/beta hydrolase: MAAIDVSYRIEGQGPALYLVHGIGARKTTWNELVDDLKQDFTCVSYDLRGHGESPIPPTPYTLDDLVDDLEALRLKLGHEKIHIAGHSLGGMIGPAYARAYPEHTQSVGLLSTAAGRSEDDRAKLKAVGDAMEQNGIAETLGTFVARWFTDAFIQAHPDLVEARLQQVNDTPADVFLSVFWIYATTEMAPWLHEVKCPCLVLTGELDGGCNPRLNQFIDGELPSSRLVILEGLKHALMIEASDQVLPLLREFLLQQS, from the coding sequence ATGGCCGCGATAGATGTCAGCTATCGAATTGAGGGACAAGGACCCGCGCTTTACCTCGTGCACGGCATCGGCGCGCGCAAAACCACCTGGAACGAGCTCGTTGACGATCTCAAGCAGGACTTTACCTGCGTCAGTTACGATTTACGTGGTCACGGCGAAAGCCCGATTCCACCAACGCCATATACCCTCGATGATCTTGTCGATGATCTCGAAGCGCTACGGCTGAAGCTCGGGCACGAGAAAATTCACATTGCTGGGCATTCGCTCGGTGGCATGATCGGTCCGGCCTACGCACGCGCCTACCCCGAACATACCCAGAGTGTCGGTCTGCTTAGCACCGCCGCGGGTCGTAGCGAGGATGATCGCGCAAAACTGAAAGCGGTCGGCGATGCGATGGAGCAAAACGGGATCGCCGAAACCCTGGGGACCTTTGTTGCACGCTGGTTCACCGATGCATTCATCCAGGCACATCCGGATCTGGTAGAAGCACGTCTACAACAGGTTAACGATACCCCTGCCGATGTCTTCCTGAGTGTGTTCTGGATTTACGCCACCACGGAAATGGCGCCCTGGTTGCATGAAGTCAAATGCCCCTGCCTGGTGCTGACCGGTGAGCTCGATGGCGGTTGCAATCCGCGTCTCAATCAATTCATTGATGGCGAACTGCCCAGTTCCCGCCTGGTTATTCTCGAAGGACTCAAGCATGCATTAATGATTGAAGCCAGCGACCAGGTACTCCCGCTGCTACGAGAATTTCTACTCCAGCAAAGCTGA
- a CDS encoding LLM class flavin-dependent oxidoreductase — protein sequence MHFSIQLSAYYPDKSYGGDRVYRDMLELARCADQCGYESVGITEHHLINILMMPAPLQFAVKIASQTQKLKIITAVSVLPLHDMRILAGELVCADIFTDHRLMVGVGRGAFGFEMDRMGVPLTISREKFDESLDVLQALLADEEVSWDGKYYQFDPLTIMPRPVRDIPIMMAVLVPEAIYHCTRRGFHIQTTPLSGDHQHMLDQVNAFNRGKEELGAAGAHQTLSLSRVAFLSHNDADRKRKIQMAHDYYSRFDNVFTGPGIVENGMIKPLPRKMTIEQTAENLTICTSSEMVDKLAPYAEAGVDRFIMNINFGVEQAEMLESIQCFAEEVMPGFVATDKPRARAS from the coding sequence ATGCATTTCAGTATCCAGCTTTCAGCGTACTATCCCGACAAGTCCTACGGTGGCGATCGTGTTTACCGGGACATGCTCGAGCTGGCTCGCTGTGCCGATCAATGCGGCTACGAATCCGTTGGCATTACCGAACACCACCTGATCAACATCCTGATGATGCCGGCACCGCTCCAGTTTGCCGTCAAGATCGCTAGTCAGACGCAGAAACTGAAAATCATTACCGCGGTTTCGGTGTTGCCATTGCACGACATGCGTATCCTCGCTGGAGAACTCGTATGTGCGGACATTTTTACCGATCATCGACTCATGGTCGGCGTCGGGCGCGGCGCTTTCGGCTTCGAGATGGATCGCATGGGCGTACCCCTTACCATCAGCCGCGAGAAATTTGATGAATCCCTGGATGTGCTGCAGGCATTGCTTGCCGACGAAGAAGTTTCCTGGGATGGTAAATACTACCAGTTTGATCCACTGACGATCATGCCGCGTCCGGTTCGCGACATCCCGATCATGATGGCGGTGCTGGTTCCCGAAGCTATTTACCACTGCACCAGGCGCGGTTTTCATATCCAGACCACGCCACTGTCAGGCGATCATCAACATATGCTCGACCAGGTCAACGCGTTCAACCGCGGCAAGGAAGAACTGGGTGCCGCAGGTGCGCATCAGACCCTTTCGCTGTCGCGGGTTGCATTTTTATCGCATAACGATGCTGACCGTAAGCGCAAGATCCAGATGGCGCACGACTACTACAGCCGTTTTGATAACGTTTTTACCGGGCCCGGCATCGTCGAGAACGGGATGATAAAACCGCTACCCCGCAAGATGACCATTGAACAGACGGCCGAGAATTTGACCATTTGCACCTCATCGGAAATGGTCGACAAGCTTGCACCCTATGCGGAGGCCGGCGTGGATCGTTTCATCATGAATATCAACTTCGGCGTTGAACAAGCCGAAATGCTGGAGTCGATTCAATGCTTCGCGGAAGAAGTCATGCCGGGGTTTGTCGCGACCGACAAACCCCGGGCCCGAGCATCGTAG